The DNA sequence CTTCGTCGGCTCGGTGAACGGGAGGCCGAACGCATCGGCGACTGCAGCATACGTGACCTTGCCCTCCGCGATGTTGAGACCTCTGAGCAGCGCCGGATTATCACGCAACGCTTTCTTCCAACCCTTGTTCGCAAGCTGCATCGCGTACGGCAGCGTTGCGTTCGTGAGCGCCAACGTCGACGTGCGCGGTACGCCGCCGGGCATATTGGCGACGCCGTAGTGGATCACACCATCGACGACATATGTTGGGTTCTCGTGGGTCGTCGGCTTCATCGTTTCGACGCAACCGCCCTGATCGATCGCGACGTCCACGATCACCGACCCGGGCTGCATTTTCGAGAGATCGTCACGACGAATCAGCTTCGGCGCCTTCGCCCCCGGGATCAGCACGGCGCCAACCACGAGATCGGCCGTCTCGACCTCGGAAAGAATGTTATGCCGGTTCGAGTGAATGAGGACGACGTTGGCCGGCATCACGTCCGACAGATAGCGTAGCCGCTCGAGTGACAGGTCGAGGATCGTTACCTTCGCGCCCATTCCCGCGGCGATTTTCGCGGCGTTGATGCCAACGATGCCGCCGCCCAGAATGACGACCTTCGCCGGCGAAACGCCCGGGACGCCGCCCAGCAACACGCCGCGTCCGCCATACAGTTTCTCGAGATACTTGGCCCCCTCCTGCACCGCCATTCGA is a window from the Gemmatimonadaceae bacterium genome containing:
- the ald gene encoding alanine dehydrogenase; translation: MKIGVPKEIKTNENRVSLVPAGAEALVAAGHSVLVETGAGIGSGFTDDQYTSAGAKIAPNADATWAGADMIMKVKEPIEPEWKHIRRAQVVFTYFHFAADERLTKAHMDTGGVCIAYETVELPTRELPLLTPMSEVAGRMAVQEGAKYLEKLYGGRGVLLGGVPGVSPAKVVILGGGIVGINAAKIAAGMGAKVTILDLSLERLRYLSDVMPANVVLIHSNRHNILSEVETADLVVGAVLIPGAKAPKLIRRDDLSKMQPGSVIVDVAIDQGGCVETMKPTTHENPTYVVDGVIHYGVANMPGGVPRTSTLALTNATLPYAMQLANKGWKKALRDNPALLRGLNIAEGKVTYAAVADAFGLPFTEPTKFLD